In Propionispora vibrioides, the genomic stretch TTATATACTATATTGTTTTTATGATGTGACTTAGAACAACCCGATTCCCATGAAGTATGCAATTACTACGGATGCCGGGCCAGTGATAAGCCGTGTCATCAGAATAACCGGTACACCGATTTCAATAGTTTGCGGTTCAGCTTCAGCCAAGCTCAAACCAACCGGATGGAAGTCGCAACCAACCTGCGGGTTGATGGCAAACAGAGCAGGCAGTGCAAAGGAAGGAGGAATATGGCCAGCGCCAATTTCCACACCAAGCAACACGCCAACTACCTGAGCGATAACGGCGCCTGGTCCAAGCATCGGTGACAGCACCGGCAGGGAGCACACAACAGATATGGCCAGCAAACCGGGGATACTGCCGGCATACGGCGATACGAAATTAGCAATGATATTACCAATCCCGGATTGTAAGATAATACCGATAATCATACTTACAAATGCCATGAAAGGCAGAATGCTCTTAATACAAATATCAATGGTGTTACGACCGGCCTGGAAGAATACACCCACTACCTTACCGGCTGCTTTACCGAATCTGGCAAGGAAGTTGCTCTTTTCTTCCGGTTGAGGTTGTGCCGGTCTTGCAGCGGCGGCCGGTTTAGCGGCGGCCGGAGCTGCGCTCGGTACCGGAGCGGAACCGTCAAACATCGTAATGTTCTCTTCTTTAACATCCGATACATAAATATCTTCGGTAATGAATTGAGCCAGAGGACCGGTTTTACCTACAGGCAAAACATTAACGGTAGGAACACGTTTTTTCGGATATACACCGCAGCGAGCCGTACCGCCGCAGTCAACAACAACAACTGCGATTTGATCATCAGGAACACCGGTTTTAAAACCGTCTACCAGTTCGCAGCCAGTCATTTCAGCCAGTCTCAGAGCAATCGGATGAAAACCGCCGCCGGTAACGCAGACAACTTTGTTCTTTTGTTCGGTCGGTTGTATCACTAATGGTCCGCCAAAGCCGGCAGAGCCTCTTTCAATTTTTACTTTATTAAACATCGCTTCATGCCTCCTAAAGATTTTAGATATTTATCAGGCTAACCCAAAAATTCTTATTAAAACTTGTGATTAGTCTACGCTGATTCCATTTTTACGGAACATGTAAAGGGTTGCTTTTTCGGTAATAATGCCGCGCATTAAGATAACGATAACGCCTGTGATAAAGTATCTAACTGCCAGTTCGCCAAGAGGAAGGCCCAGAGTAGTGATGCCTTGCGAAATACCCATCCAAACGAATAATTCAGCCGAGTTTGCATGCGGGAAAAGTCCAGTGATCGGATGAACGAAGGAAATTGATGCATCCTGGAAAGCCGGTTTATATTTTTCCGGCAGGAAACGACCAAAACTGTAGCAAATCGGATTAGTTAGGAAAAATACCGCAATAACAGGGAATATGGTGTAACGCAGGATAATGTTGCCGGTACACATCTTAGCTATATTGTTTACTTTCTCTTCACCCACCAAACCAATCAGTGAGTTTACTGCCGTAATAAGAACAACAAGAGTGGGGATAATGCCTGTAACTAAGCCTGCAAAAACTGTACCGCCTTTTTGGAACAATGCGATAAAACCTGTCGCTAAATGTGCTAATAGATCCATGAACTTATACCTCCTTATAATTTGCACTGCCAGACTAATTCCACCGTAACCGTTCAGTCCCCCCGGACGCTTGCCGCTCCCCTCCCTTCGTGGGATTTGTAAACTGCTATATAAAATATAAGCCTATATTCTATATACTTTGTTAATGAAACCACCAGTTAGCTCTGCTCCTGTTCTTACGCCAGGCACTCGGCCGCTGCTTCGGTTTCCTCAGCCTTATTGAGCTGCCTTTCGATTTGTTCGATAGCTTCCAGCATAGCAACATCCCGTTTTTTATCCGGCTCAGCCAGTACTCTTTCTTTTAGCCGGGCAACGTTACAGCCTTTTACACCGGGTAGTTCCTTGAAGCGAGCCAGCACGCTAAATCCTTTCATCATGCGGCCTTCCACAACATCACCGTCCTCGTC encodes the following:
- the srlE gene encoding PTS glucitol/sorbitol transporter subunit IIB codes for the protein MFNKVKIERGSAGFGGPLVIQPTEQKNKVVCVTGGGFHPIALRLAEMTGCELVDGFKTGVPDDQIAVVVVDCGGTARCGVYPKKRVPTVNVLPVGKTGPLAQFITEDIYVSDVKEENITMFDGSAPVPSAAPAAAKPAAAARPAQPQPEEKSNFLARFGKAAGKVVGVFFQAGRNTIDICIKSILPFMAFVSMIIGIILQSGIGNIIANFVSPYAGSIPGLLAISVVCSLPVLSPMLGPGAVIAQVVGVLLGVEIGAGHIPPSFALPALFAINPQVGCDFHPVGLSLAEAEPQTIEIGVPVILMTRLITGPASVVIAYFMGIGLF
- the srlA gene encoding PTS glucitol/sorbitol transporter subunit IIC, with the protein product MDLLAHLATGFIALFQKGGTVFAGLVTGIIPTLVVLITAVNSLIGLVGEEKVNNIAKMCTGNIILRYTIFPVIAVFFLTNPICYSFGRFLPEKYKPAFQDASISFVHPITGLFPHANSAELFVWMGISQGITTLGLPLGELAVRYFITGVIVILMRGIITEKATLYMFRKNGISVD
- a CDS encoding transcriptional regulator GutM, whose translation is MERFMLFLFVMYSLQMLLTYFQIKNLRKTLAESRQKGLVGMGSKKRKLTAGNIVVLVTDEDGDVVEGRMMKGFSVLARFKELPGVKGCNVARLKERVLAEPDKKRDVAMLEAIEQIERQLNKAEETEAAAECLA